A region of the Alphaproteobacteria bacterium genome:
GGCCCTCGATGACCAGATCCAAGCCATGGGTGGTACGGGCACTATTGCGCTCTTAGATCTCACCGATGGATCCAAAATCGATGCCTTGGCGGCGCCTATTTTGGAACGCTATGGCAAGCTGGATATTCTGGTGGCCAATGCAGCCATTTTGGGCACCATTGGCCCAACGCCCCAGCTCCAACCCGATGTATGGGAAAAAGTTTTTGCCACCAATACGACGGCCAACTGGCGCCTTATCCGAGCCCTAGATACCCTCTTGCGCCGAGCCCCTCAGGGCCATATCTATTTCGTCACCTCTGCTTGGGTGAAACAACCAAAGGCTTTCACAGCCGCCTACGCCGCCAGCAAAGCGGCCCTAGAATCCCTCGCCAACACCTACAAGGAAGAAACGAAAAACACATCCCTCCAAGTACAGATCATTGACCCCGGCGCCATGCAGACTGACATGTATACGCAAGTTTACCCGGGTAAGGATGCTTCGGACGTGCCCCTACCCGAAGATGTGGTGGAGAAATTTGTGCCTGAGTGCCTGAGTGCCTGAGTGAAAGATTATTGGCCTGTTGTGTCGTAGCGAATGTGGGACGGACTTGTTGTGTCTCTCTTTCTGACATCTAAAGAAAAACCCCGCGGGAACCAATCCCGCGGAGGTTTCTTGTTGTTCGTTAAGCAGACAAAATCACCATAAGTGATTTAGAACAGAGTTAGAAATTAAGTGCAGTCTCTGCTAATGCTAAGTCTTCCGCAGCTTGCTGAAATTTAGT
Encoded here:
- a CDS encoding SDR family NAD(P)-dependent oxidoreductase, which translates into the protein MNKSHKRLLNKVALVTGASRGLGRAIALKYAQEGAHVILVARDLKALEALDDQIQAMGGTGTIALLDLTDGSKIDALAAPILERYGKLDILVANAAILGTIGPTPQLQPDVWEKVFATNTTANWRLIRALDTLLRRAPQGHIYFVTSAWVKQPKAFTAAYAASKAALESLANTYKEETKNTSLQVQIIDPGAMQTDMYTQVYPGKDASDVPLPEDVVEKFVPECLSA